The following proteins are co-located in the Solanum pennellii chromosome 1, SPENNV200 genome:
- the LOC107009842 gene encoding uncharacterized protein LOC107009842: MNSVPQVPKIRMVEGFPYKLKTWWENFTPSEKLAIAKRLGCLPMLFKVNPDKHMIRAWIQFWDLDHVVFTFKDFELTPTLEEIYYFTSLKYRGKGQIIPHSQSGKKFLRYLGLKNEKKLRCFEHNWFLWTTYMKGMDAQIVTMFRKEFSCTLVHWQARRPIAFTVALLGTLVFPREHGHISTCICSVARVLFESVNGEELTLVPMILAEIFRALGKCKRGEANFFEGCNLLLQVWALEHFHKHKNMDDICFSNVNHIDSFFYRTKMFVSPVGTDDWYEYLTSCTSDQIQWKYPLLSHSPPYIRCKRSYYIELIGLKGLQPYAPVRVLQQFGRGQVIPLRANMSVSEVSFGPNFEVLRDREIHHEWNNILTMDIGMGPEREIPEYQVWLREDRNSMSPEGEQGFEDIGTTIWIRPSHLGTKAVTPEMWAQMESIMQYLDNARAGPNNVEASSSLPPPA; this comes from the coding sequence aTGAATTCAGTCCCTCAAGTGCCCAAAATTAGGATGGTCGAGGGTTTTCCGTACAAATTGAAAACCTGGTGGGAGAATTTTACTCCAAGTGAAAAATTAGCAATTGCAAAAAGGTTGGGGTGCCTCCCTATGCTATTCAAGGTTAACCCTGACAAACATATGATTAGAGCGTGGATTCAGTTTTGGGATCTAGACCATGTTGTGTTCACGTTCAAAGACTTTGAACTAACACCTACATTGGaggaaatatattattttaccaGTTTGAAGTATCGAGGAAAAGGTCAAATTATTCCTCACAGTCAATCAGGGAAGAAATTTCTTCGCTACTTAGgactgaaaaatgaaaagaaacttCGATGCTTCGAACATAATTGGTTTCTCTGGACTACTTATATGAAAGGTATGGACGCTCAAATAGTTACAATGTTTAGAAAGGAATTCTCTTGCACTCTTGTTCATTGGCAAGCTAGACGCCCTATCGCATTTACTGTGGCTTTACTAGGAACTTTAGTGTTTCCACGAGAACATGGTCATATCAGCACATGCATATGTTCAGTGGCTCGTGTACTTTTTGAAAGTGTTAATGGCGAAGAGCTCACTCTAGTTCCCATGATTTTAGCAGAAATATTTCGAGCTCTTGGGAAATGTAAAAGAGGGGAAGCAAACTTCTTTGAAGGTTGCAACCTTCTTTTACAAGTGTGGGCACTCGAACATTTTCACAAGCATAAAAATATGGATGACATATGCTTTAGCAACGTAAATCATATTGACAGTTTTTTCTACAGGACAAAAATGTTTGTATCTCCGGTTGGTACTGATGATTGGTATGAATATCTGACCTCCTGTACCAGTGACCAAATTCAGTGGAAATATCCATTACTCTCGCATTCCCCGCCATATATCAGATGCAAGAGGTCCTACTATATCGAGCTTATTGGGTTAAAGGGTCTCCAACCTTATGCTCCGGTGCGCGTACTTCAACAATTTGGTCGAGGACAAGTAATCCCTCTTCGAGCCAACATGAGTGTTTCTGAAGTTTCCTTCGGACCAAACTTTGAAGTTCTTAGAGATAGAGAGATACATCATGAATGGAACAATATTCTCACGATGGATATAGGAATGGGTCCCGAAAGAGAAATTCCAGAATATCAGGTGTGGCTTCGAGAAGATCGCAACAGCATGAGTCCAGAAGGCGAACAAGGTTTTGAGGATATTGGGACGACGATCTGGATAAGGCCTTCTCATCTCGGAACGAAAGCGGTCACCCCTGAAATGTGGGCTCAAATGGAAAGTATAATGCAATATTTGGATAATGCTAGAGCAGGGCCTAACAACGTGGAAGCGTCATCATCACTTCCTCCACCGGCATGA
- the LOC107007911 gene encoding serine/threonine-protein phosphatase PP2A catalytic subunit-like, translating to MDSVGNLDEKIGLLMQCKPLSEQAVRGLCEKAKEILVQESNVQPVKSPVTICGDIHGQFHDLAELFRIGGKCPDTNYLFMGDYVDRGYYSVETVSLLVALKVRYPQRITILRGNHESRQITQVYGFYDECLRKYGNANVWKTFTDLFDYFPLTALVESEIFCLHGGLSPTIETLDDIRNFDRVQEVPHEGAMCDLLWSDPDDRCGWGISPRGAGYTFGQDISEQFNHTNNLNLIARAHQLVMEGFNWAHDQKVVTIFSAPNYCYRCGNMASILEVDDAKDRTFIQFEPAPRRGEPDVTRRTPDYFL from the exons ATGGATTCGGTAGGAAATCTTGATGAAAAAATTGGTCTGCTTATGCAGTGCAAACCCTTGTCCGAGCAGGCG GTAAGAGGACTGTGCGAGAAAGCCAAGGAGATTCTAGTGCAAGAGAGTAATGTGCAG CCTGTGAAAAGCCCTGTGACGATATGTGGTGATATTCATGGGCAGTTCCATGATCTTGCTGAGCTTTTTCgaattggtgggaag TGTCCTGacactaattatttattcatggGAGATTATGTGGATCGTGGATACTATTCTGTCGAAACAGTTTCG CTTTTGGTGGCTCTCAAAGTTCGCTATCCCCAACGAATTACAATCCTAAGGGGAAATCATGAGAGTCGTCAG ATTACTCAGGTTTATGGGTTTTATGATGAATGCCTACGAAA ATATGGTAATGCCAATGTGTGGAAGACTTTCACAGATCTGTTTGACTACTTTCCTCTGACTGCTTTG GTTGAGTCAGAAATATTTTGCCTCCATGGTGGTTTGTCTCCCACTATTGAAACTCTTGATGATATACGCAATTTTGACCGGGTCCAAGAAGTTCCACATGAGGGGGCCATGTGTGATCTTTTATGGTCTGATCCTGATGATCGTTGTGGTTGGGGTATCTCTCCAAGGGGTGCTGGATATACATTTGGCCAG GATATTTCTGAGCAATTTAACCACACCAACAACTTGAATCTAATTGCTAGAGCACACCAGCTGGTTATGGAGGGATTCAATTGGGCCCAT GATCAAAAGGTGGTTACCATCTTTAGTGCACCTAATTATTGTTACCGCTGTGGTAATATGGCTTCTATCTTGGAAGTGGATGATGCCAAGGACCGTACATTCATTCAG TTTGAACCAGCTCCCAGGAGAGGGGAGCCAGATGTAACCCGAAGAACACCCGATTACTTCCTATAA